The following coding sequences are from one Neurospora crassa OR74A linkage group I, whole genome shotgun sequence window:
- a CDS encoding nonsense-mediated mRNA decay protein: MDANAIRSCIVATLDADADVRRRAELQLKQAEQQVGFTDVLLDLLQTEQDVNLKLSTVIYLKNRVNRAWQRSDDYPQEAVLDEDAKARFRDRLLPILASSETLVRHQLVPILQRVLHHDFPEKWPTFMDYTVQLLNTNNAPSVLAGLQCLLAICRSFRYKMSDTDHRAQFEKIVEVSFPRLLAVCDELVNQDSEEAGEMLHIALKAYKHTAWLELPACLREQSVNLGWCTIFLRTVSKPIPVSAMQDDPLGRERHHWWKAKKWAYFNLNRLYIRYGNPHNIMEKGADGQLLQFAKNFIAQVAPEILKHYLAEIEKWVAKTVWLSRPCLSYTLVFLDECIRPKEMWTHLKPHLTNLVTHFIFPVLCLSEEDVENFEEEPEEYLHRKLNFFEEVSAPDVAAVNFLVSLTKARRKQTFEILKFVNEVVNQYEQAPEDQKNHLAKEGALRMIGTLAPVILGKKSPIADQVEYFLVRYVFPDFTNPQGFLRARACDTIEKFEQLDFKDQQNLLTVYRHILDCMADPKLPVRVTAALALQPMIRHEIIRTSMQQNIPTVMQQLLKLANEADIDALANVMEDFVEVFATELTPFAVALSEQLRDTYLRIVRELLENNERRDGAEDEFGDYLDDKSITALGVLQTIGTLILTLESTPEVLLHIESVLMPVIQITLENKLYDLYNEVFEIIDSCTFAAKQISPNMWQAFELIHTTFKSGAELYLEDMLPALDNFVQYGAPQLVQKPEYIQALFEMVQDMFNDTKVGGCDRICACKLSEAMMLSLRGHIDQCVQGFIGLAMNVLTSQDVKVKSYKIHLMEMVINAVYYNPLLTLQILESQGWTNKFFSLWFSSMDSFSRVHDKKLCIVAIVALISIPADQIPPTVAVGWPRLLQGITSLFGSLPTALKNREEALKDDYHLDGGVYDENEEWDDDENNWDAGEEGEEEDLGDVKGESEAYLEFLNEEAQKFSGTDLEYSDDELGEDGVLLESPLDKLDPYSIFKTSLLKLQAEQPQYYAGLVQHLSMEEQSVISAVLQQADTQEAAAQQAAAAANGTS, translated from the exons CGCCAGCTCCGAGACTCTGGTCCGCCACCAGCTGGTCCCTATTTTACAGCGCGTCTTGCACCACGACTTTCCCGAAAAATGGCCGACCTTCATGGATTACACAGTTCAGTtgctcaacaccaacaacgccCCCTCTGTCCTGGCTGGCCTTCAATGTTTGCTCGCTATCTGCCGTTCGTTCCGCTATAAGATGAGCGATACCGATCACCGTGCGCAATTCGAAAAGATTGTCGAAGTCAGCTTCCCGAGACTGTTGGCCGTCTGCGATGAGTTGGTAAACCAGGATAGTGAGGAGGCTGGCGAGATGTTACACATTGCTCTCAAGGCGTACAAGCATACTGCCTGG CTTGAACTCCCCGCCTGCCTCCGCGAGCAGTCCGTCAATCTCGGATGGTGCACCATCTTCCTTCGTACCGTATCGAAGCCAATTCCTGTGAGCGCTATGCAGGACGACCCGTTGGGACGTGAACGCCATCATTGGTGGAAGGCAAAGAAGTGGGCATACTTCAACCTAAACAGgctatatattag ATACGGTAACCCTCACAACATCATGGAAAAGGGAGCCGATGGTCAGTTGCTCCAATTCGCCAAGAACTTTATCGCCCAAGTCGCTCCCGAAATCCTCAAGCACTACCTTGCCGAGATCGAGAAGTGGGTAGCCAAGACCGTCTGGCTGAGCCGGCCGTGCTTGTCGTACACTCTTGTCTTCCTGGACGAGTGCATTCGTCCCAAGGAGATGTGGACACATTTGAAGCCTCACCTTACTAATTTGGTCACTCATTTCATCTTCCCTGTTCTCTGCCTTTCGGAAGAGGACGTGGAAAACTTCGAGGAGGAACCGGAGGAATACCTTCACCGCAAACTTAACTTTTTTGAGGAAGTCTCCGCGCCCGACGTTGCCGCTGTCAACTTTTTGGTGAGCCTCACGAAGGCCCGTAGAAAGCAGACCTTCGAGATCCTCAAGTTCGTCAATGAAGTCGTCAATCAATACGAGCAGGCGCCAGAGGACCAGAAGAACCACCTGGCGAAGGAGGGTGCGCTACGCATGATCGGAACTCTTGCTCCGGTTATCCTGGGCAAGAAGTCCCCTATCGCTGATCAGGTGGAATACTTCTTGGTTCGGTACGTTTTCCCGGATTTCACGAACCCGCAAGGCTTCCTCAGAGCCCGCGCGTGCGACACCATTGAAAAGTTTGAGCAGCTCGACTTTAAGGACCAGCAGAACCTCCTTACTGTCTACCGCCACATTCTCGACTGCATGGCCGACCCCAAGTTGCCTGTCCGTGTGACTGCTGCTTTGGCCCTACAGCCTATGATCAGACATGAGATCATTCGCACTAGCATGCAGCAGAACATCCCGACGGTTATGCAGCAGCTTCTCAAGCTTGCCAACGAAGCCGATATTGACGCCCTCGCCAACGTGATGGAGGACTTCGTGGAGGTTTTCGCTACTGAGCTTACACCGTTTGCCGTGGCTCTTAGCGAGCAGCTGCGCGATACCTACCTGCGCATCGTCAGAGAGCTTCTCGAAAACAACGAGAGACGTGATGGTGCCGAGGATGAGTTTGGCGATTACCTCGACGACAAGAGTATAACTGCGCTTGGTGTGTTGCAAACAATCGGTACTCTCATCCTCACTCTTGAAAGTACCCCAGAGGTTCTTCTTCACATTGAGAGCGTCCTGATGCCTGTCATCCAGATTACCTTGGAGAACAAGCTTTACGATCTCTACAACGAAGTCTTTGAAATCATCGACAGCTGCACTTTTGCCGCCAAGCAGATCTCTCCCAACATGTGGCAGGCCTTTGAGCTTATCCATACGACATTCAAGTCGGGCGCCGAGCTGTATCTGGAGGATATGCTTCCTGCGTTGGACAACTTTGTGCAGTACGGCGCGCCCCAGCTTGTCCAGAAGCCTGAATACATTCAGGCGCTGTTTGAGATGGTTCAGGACATGTTCAACGACACCAAGGTTGGCGGCTGCGATAGAATCTGCGCGTGCAAGCTTTCTGAAGCCATGATGCTTAGTCTGCGTGGCCATATTGATCAGTGCGTACAAGGCTTCATCGGCTTGGCCATGAACGTGCTCACTTCTCAGGATGTTAAGGTTAAGAGCTACAAGATCCACTTGATGGAAATGGTCATCAACGCCGTCTACTACAACCCTCTTCTAACCCTGCAGATTCTCGAATCTCAAGGCTGGACGAACAAGTTTTTCAGCCTTTGGTTCAGCAGCATGGACTCTTTCTCTCGCGTGCATGACAAGAAGCTTTGCATTGTAGCCATTGTGGCCTTGATCAGCATTCCTGCTGACCAGATCCCCCCTACTGTTGCCGTTGGTTGGCCAAGGCTTCTCCAGGGCATCACCTCTCTGTTCGGCAGCCTGCCGACGGCTCTCAAAAACCGTGAGGAAGCGCTCAAGGACGACTATCACCTTGATGGAGGCGTCTACGACGAAAATGAGGAATGGGACGACGATGAAAACAACTGGGATGCCGGtgaagagggcgaggaggaggatcttGGAGATGTCAAGGGCGAGAGTGAAGCATACCTGGAGTTTCTCAACGAGGAG GCGCAGAAGTTCTCCGGTACCGATCTCGAGTATAGTGACGACGAGCTCGGCGAAGATGGCGTTCTTCTCGAATCCCCTCTCGACAAGCTTGACCCCTACTCCATCTTCAAGACGTCTCTGTTGA AACTTCAAGCAGAGCAGCCCCAGTACTATGCTGGCCTGGTACAACATTTGAGCATGGAGGAGCAGAGTGTTATTTCGGCTGTCTTGCAGCAGGCAGACACACAAGAGGCTGCCGCTCAACAGGCTGCCGCGGCTGCTAACGGAACCAGTTAA
- a CDS encoding IMP-specific 5'-nucleotidase 1 produces MTTRYRVEYALKTHRRDQFIEWIKALLAVPFVLYSQPHGVLEDPDRSVDTLSQTREEAHRRYSEIFRDIEAMIDDHIAHQNDAENPFPSKLKLLVPSIGPFFTRLPLEAAFKFQDNKRYISSRRFVSPSFNDIRLILNSAQIMAVTTYGTLQLATFDGDVTLYDDGQSLEPTSPVIPRLLDLLRKNVKIGIVTAAGYTTADRYYSRLHGLLDAMANSADLTPSQKQSLVVMGGEANYLFEFDSSSPHLLAPVPRQHWLTPEMAAWNEQDIAQLLDVAEAALRDCIKTLNLPATLMRKDRAVGIIPVSPEIRIPRESLEETVLLVQKILELSTVGRSRRVPFCAFNGGRDVFVDIGDKSWGVTVCQRWFSQKEGPHGVIKGENTLHVGDQFLSAGANDFRARSVGTTAWIASPVETVELLDELAELMGKKMS; encoded by the exons ATGACTACACGATACCGTGTTGAAT ATGCCCTCAAAACCCACAGACGGGATCAATTTATAG AGTGGATCAAGGCGCTCTTAGCCGTCCCATTCGTCCTCTACTCTCAGCCCCATGGTGTTCTTGAAGATCCGGACAGAAGTGTCGATACGCTTTCTCAGACAAGAGAGGAAGCCCACAGGCGATACAGTGAGATCTTCCGGGATATCGAAGCCATGATCGATGACCACA TTGCCCACCAAAACGATGCCGAGAACCCTTTCCCATCCAAGCTCAAGCTGCTGGTCCCCAGTATCGGGCCCTTCTTCACGCGGTTACCGCTCGAAGCGGCATTCAAGTTTCAGGACAACAAGCGCTACATTTCATCGCGCCGCTTTGTGTCGCCGTCCTTCAACGATATCCGCTTGATCCTTAACTCGGCCCAGATAATGGCTGTGACGACTTACGGAACTCTCCAGCTCGCTACCTTTGATGGTGACGTGACGCTCTACGACGATGGCCAGAGTCTGGAACCTACCAGTCCTGTGATTCCCCGACTACTAG ACCTTCTCCGCAAAAACGTCAAAATCGGCATTGTCACCGCAGCAGGCTACACTACCGCCGACCGCTACTACTCGCGCTTGCACGGTCTTCTTGATGCCATGGCCAACAGCGCCGACCTCACCCCTTCCCAAAAACAGTCTTTGGTCGTCATGGGCGGTGAAGCCAACTACCTCTTCGAGTTCGACTCGTCCTCGCCGCACCTTCTCGCCCCGGTGCCACGACAGCACTGGCTCACACCCGAGATGGCCGCCTGGAACGAGCAGGACATTGCCCAGCTGCTAGATGTGGCCGAGGCCGCGCTGCGCGATTGCATCAAGACGCTCAACCTGCCTGCCACGTTGATGCGGAAGGACCGCGCCGTCGGCATCATCCCCGTTTCTCCAGAAATCCGCATCCCGCGCGAGAGCTTGGAGGAGACGGTTTTGCTGGTGCAAAAGATCCTTGAGCTCAGTACCGTGGGCCGGAGCAGAAGAGTGCCGTTCTGCGCCTTCAATGGTGGGAGGGATGTGTTTGTTGATATTGGCGATAAGAGCTGGGGTGTTACTGTTTGTCAAAGGTGGTTCTCGCAGAAGGAGGGTCCTCATGGAGTTATCAAGGGGGAGAATACCCTGCATGTGGGCGATCAGTTCTTGAGTGCCGGGGCGAACGATTTCAGGGCCAGGAGCGTGGGGACTACGGCGTGGATTGCGAGTCCCGTGGAAACGGTCGAATTGTTGGATGAGTTGGCGGAGTTaatggggaagaagatgtCTTGA
- the ptk-2 gene encoding serine/threonine protein kinase, translating to MAATVLASAATQTSQEDHPHTSHSEPNSSGPAPSPHQYPTDLASSIPEEGDETESDATNEPVTPVSGRQSQDFHESLVAPDAHPSDDDDVLYGSIVASGKPRPSFSAASAVSTKSTLNLNAHYNPAPRKNSIAESTATTTGRRSNTFKRAMSGIFRRTASTLERSVPGLMDHHGDSAVLDPHPHDMTQPRDIPGRRFSLARSSNTTRSNTPPSPGSPLEMSIMSKEQASSPTVPSPDAFLDKKKRATTGLGLRSRAINFITNNASHDEAKHLRRPLRRRASSFDTSKREKSAKSGAAHPQVEMSRAPWEIPAPTGTGLKARRLSLSLPDDFTVDVVDLLSEFEYHNKLLRRHATIGKGGSAKVTLVSRKGQPDEIYAVKQFRAKSSSETVEEYRKKILSEYTVSKSLHHPNIVETIRLCTHHGLYSHVMEYCSEGDLFSLVQKKYLMSEDREKDRLCLFKQLVQAVNYLHSNGIAHRDIKLENILITSDSKLKLADFGVSEVFSGRHPGEREAGGQCGQDMGEVRRCAGGYLGSLPYVPPEILEKVSDYDPRAVDVWGVAVCMIAMTFGGSIWNQATLTPSDGSKPDVCYVQLAEGWRKWNARHAGQTNPVPADTDMPRAKFMDFAITHNGLRRLLLQMLNPNPDKRISITDVFNSRFVKNVECCQLESYEDPSKTIDASKKGCFGKGAPQKIFCHNHLPPKAHHVAAVIGRT from the exons ATGGCAGCCACGGTGCTTGCTTCTGCGGCCACGCAGACTTCTCAAGAAG ATCATCCTCACACCTCGCACTCCGAGCCCAACTCCTCCGGGCCTGCGCCTTCGCCGCATCAATATCCTACCGACCTTGCCAGCTCGATCCCCGAAGAAGGCGATGAGACCGAAAGTGACGCTACCAATGAACCTGTCACGCCTGTGAGCGGCCGCCAGTCCCAGGACTTCCATGAATCCCTCGTCGCCCCCGACGCTCATCcaagcgacgacgacgacgttcTCTACGGATCGATTGTTGCATCCGGCAAGCCTCgcccctccttctcggccgCCTCTGCGGTTAGCACAAAAAGCACACTTAACCTTAACGCCCATTATAATCCCGCCCCCCGAAAGAACTCAATTGCCGAGTCgactgccaccaccaccggccgcCGTTCCAACACTTTCAAACGCGCCATGTCCGGCATCTTCAGGCGCACGGCCTCCACGCTGGAGAGATCTGTACCCGGCCTAATGGATCATCACGGAGATAGTGCGGTTCTAGACCCCCATCCTCACGACATGACTCAGCCACGAGATATTCCCGGCCGCCGCTTCTCCTTGGCCAGGAGTTCCAACACTACGCGGTCAAACACGCCTCCATCGCCCGGCTCACCGCTAGAGATGAGCATCATGTCCAAGGAACAAGCTTCAAGCCCGACGGTCCCAAGTCCTGACGCCTTtctcgacaagaagaagagggcgaCGACAGGCTTGGGCCTCCGATCACGCGCCATCAACTTCATTACCAACAATGCTTCGCATGACGAGGCAAAGCATCTCCGCCGGCCCCTCCGTCGCCGTGCCAGCAGCTTCGATACCTCAAAACGTGAAAAGTCGGCAAAATCCGGCGCTGCCCACCCGCAGGTTGAGATGTCAAGAGCGCCTTGGGAAATTCCCGCCCCGACTGGCACCGGCTTGAAGGCCAGGCGTCTAAGCTTGAGCCTACCCGACGACTTTACCGTCGATGTTGTCGATCTTTTGTCTGAATTCGAGTACCACAACAAACTCCTACGACGCCACGCCACGATCGGAAAGGGCGGATCAGCCAAGGTTACCCTCGTATCACGGAAAGGGCAACCGGACGAAATTTATGCTGTCAAGCAGTTTCGAGCGAAGTCGAGTTCAGAAACAGTGGAAGAATACCGCAAGAAGATTCTGTCCGAATATACCGTTTCAAAGAGCCTTCACCACCCAAACATCGTCGAGACAATACGCCTTTGTACCCACCATGGTCTATATAGCCACGTGATGGAGTACTGCTCCGAGGGTGATCTCTTTTCCTTGGTCCAGAAGAAGTATCTCATGTCAGAAGATAGGGAGAAGGACCGTCTGTGTCTCTTCAAACAGCTAGTACAAGCTGTCAACTACCTTCACTCGAACGGAATCGCGCACCGCGACATTAAACTCGAAAATATTCTGATTACTTCCGACAGCAAGCTCAAGCTTGCCGATTTCGGCGTCTCGGAAGTTTTTAGCGGCAGACACCCTGGCGAGAGGGAAGCCGGTGGTCAGTGTGGCCAGGATATGGGAGAGGTGCGTCGCTGTGCCGGGGGCTATCTGGGCAGCTTGCCATATGTGCCTCCGGAGATTCTTGAGAAGGTCAGCGACTACGATCCGCGCGCCGTTGACGTTTGGGGCGTTGCAGTCTGCATGATCGCCATGACATTTGGCGGCTCCATCTGGAACCAGGCGACTCTAACTCCCTCTGACGGCTCCAAGCCGGATGTTTGCTACGTCCAACTAGCGGAAGGCTGGAGAAAGTGGAACGCAAGACACGCTGGTCAGACTAATCCAGTCCCTGCGGACACCGACATGCCCCGCGCAAAGTTCATGGACTTTGCCATTACTCACAACGGACTCCGTCGCCTCCTGCTCCAGATGCTTAACCCGAATCCCGATAAGCGCATTTCGATCACCGACGTCTTCAATAGCAGATTCGTCAAAAATGTCGAGTGCTGCCAACTCGAAAGTTACGAGGATCCATCCAAGACGATTGATGCCTCGAAGAAGGGATGCTTCGGAAAAGGTGCACCGCAGAAGATTTTCTGCCACAACCACTTACCCCCCAAGGCACATCATGTTGCCGCTGTCATTGGCAGAACCTGA